Proteins encoded together in one Gigantopelta aegis isolate Gae_Host chromosome 8, Gae_host_genome, whole genome shotgun sequence window:
- the LOC121378549 gene encoding forkhead box protein J1-B-like isoform X2 encodes MFFRQVNLHIIIISTIIINMPVKSRVHLAHKFRQNWAAKHPYEQQGLDLDDSLTSLGWLQNLNIMNISTPTPPSSPGLLDNRPFKNISNNNCMLSGSGGGGGIQSPMATTIKMEPRTFNYVDNSMYSNAGESIDYKTNPYVKPPYSYATLICMAMKETKKNKITLSAIYNWITENFMYYRMADPSWQNSIRHNLSLNKCFEKVPRRKDEPGKGGFWRINPEFSDMIENGTFKKRRGSRDTAPLPPTKRLKKDDDDDIAILSGNVRSRYSDDQYANTNYNYMYFGANDDDDDSALKGDFNWTAILNQDIEIAGVKIKTEQLLNDASDDGGSLISSLGTPSSDSNSDDLRLDDLLSHADFGGSGGGDDIPVDYTNNNPLDLTINGHGIKLNEWWDENVNMNEHYQALTDITGERNTTGGLHTPVHPSSDDDNLWIVHQPSGDDVSNAFDMENLFDIDNIPSPHIL; translated from the exons ATGTTTTTCCGACAG GTCAACCtacacatcatcatcatctccacCATAATCATCAACATGCCCGTTAAAAGCCGAGTCCACCTCGCCCACAAGTTCCGCCAGAACTGGGCGGCGAAACACCCATACGAGCAACAAGGCCTTGACCTTGACGACAGCCTCACGAGCCTGGGCTGGCTGCAGAACCTGAACATCATGAACATCTCGACCCCGACCCCACCGTCCAGCCCCGGGCTGCTCGACAACCGGCCCTTCAAGAACATCAGCAACAACAACTGCATGCTGAGTGGcagtggtggtggcggtgggaTCCAGTCACCCATGGCGACCACCATCAAGATGGAGCCACGGACGTTCAACTACGTGGACAACTCGATGTACAGCAACGCGGGCGAGTCGATCGACTACAAGACGAACCCCTACGTGAAGCCCCCCTACTCCTACGCCACACTCATCTGCATGGCGATGAAGGAGACAAAGAAGAACAAGATCACGTTGTCGGCCATCTACAACTGGATCACGGAAAACTTCATGTACTACAGGATGGCAGACCCAAGCTGGCAG AATTCAATCCGTCACAATCTGTCGCTCAACAAGTGTTTCGAGAAGGTTCCCCGCCGAAAGGACGAGCCCGGAAAGGGTGGATTCTGGCGGATCAACCCGGAATTCAGCGACATGATCGAGAACGGGACGTTCAAGAAACGCCGCGGTAGCCGCGACACAGCCCCACTGCCCCCCACGAAGCGCCTGAAGaaagacgatgatgatgacatcGCCATCCTCAGCGGTAATGTGCGGTCGCGCTACTCCGATGACCAGTACGCCAACACCAActacaactacatgtacttcGGCGCCaacgatgacgacgatgattCTGCCCTGAAGGGCGACTTCAACTGGACGGCCATCTTGAACCAGGACATCGAGATCGCTGGCGTCAAGATCAAAACGGAACAGCTGCTCAATGACGCCAGTGATGATGGCGGCAGTCTGATTTCTTCTCTAGGGACTCCGTCATCGGATTCGAACTCGGACGATCTGCGACTGGACGATTTGTTGTCGCACGCCGATTTCGGCGGCAGTGGTGGTGGCGACGATATCCCCGTGGACTATACAAACAACAACCCTCTAGACCTCACGATAAACGGACATGGCATAAAGCTGAACGAGTGGTGGGACGAGAACGTGAACATGAACGAACACTACCAGGCGCTGACAGACATTACGGGTGAACGGAACACCACGGGGGGGCTGCACACCCCCGTACACCCATCCTCCGATGATGACAATCTGTGGATCGTGCACCAGCCCAGTGGGGACGATGTATCGAACGCGTTCGATATGGAGAACCTGTTTGATATCGATAATATTCCATCCCCACATATATTATGA
- the LOC121378549 gene encoding forkhead box protein J1-B-like isoform X1 — protein sequence MLVWNESENKVNLHIIIISTIIINMPVKSRVHLAHKFRQNWAAKHPYEQQGLDLDDSLTSLGWLQNLNIMNISTPTPPSSPGLLDNRPFKNISNNNCMLSGSGGGGGIQSPMATTIKMEPRTFNYVDNSMYSNAGESIDYKTNPYVKPPYSYATLICMAMKETKKNKITLSAIYNWITENFMYYRMADPSWQNSIRHNLSLNKCFEKVPRRKDEPGKGGFWRINPEFSDMIENGTFKKRRGSRDTAPLPPTKRLKKDDDDDIAILSGNVRSRYSDDQYANTNYNYMYFGANDDDDDSALKGDFNWTAILNQDIEIAGVKIKTEQLLNDASDDGGSLISSLGTPSSDSNSDDLRLDDLLSHADFGGSGGGDDIPVDYTNNNPLDLTINGHGIKLNEWWDENVNMNEHYQALTDITGERNTTGGLHTPVHPSSDDDNLWIVHQPSGDDVSNAFDMENLFDIDNIPSPHIL from the exons ATGCTGGTGTGGAATGAAAGCGAAAATAAG GTCAACCtacacatcatcatcatctccacCATAATCATCAACATGCCCGTTAAAAGCCGAGTCCACCTCGCCCACAAGTTCCGCCAGAACTGGGCGGCGAAACACCCATACGAGCAACAAGGCCTTGACCTTGACGACAGCCTCACGAGCCTGGGCTGGCTGCAGAACCTGAACATCATGAACATCTCGACCCCGACCCCACCGTCCAGCCCCGGGCTGCTCGACAACCGGCCCTTCAAGAACATCAGCAACAACAACTGCATGCTGAGTGGcagtggtggtggcggtgggaTCCAGTCACCCATGGCGACCACCATCAAGATGGAGCCACGGACGTTCAACTACGTGGACAACTCGATGTACAGCAACGCGGGCGAGTCGATCGACTACAAGACGAACCCCTACGTGAAGCCCCCCTACTCCTACGCCACACTCATCTGCATGGCGATGAAGGAGACAAAGAAGAACAAGATCACGTTGTCGGCCATCTACAACTGGATCACGGAAAACTTCATGTACTACAGGATGGCAGACCCAAGCTGGCAG AATTCAATCCGTCACAATCTGTCGCTCAACAAGTGTTTCGAGAAGGTTCCCCGCCGAAAGGACGAGCCCGGAAAGGGTGGATTCTGGCGGATCAACCCGGAATTCAGCGACATGATCGAGAACGGGACGTTCAAGAAACGCCGCGGTAGCCGCGACACAGCCCCACTGCCCCCCACGAAGCGCCTGAAGaaagacgatgatgatgacatcGCCATCCTCAGCGGTAATGTGCGGTCGCGCTACTCCGATGACCAGTACGCCAACACCAActacaactacatgtacttcGGCGCCaacgatgacgacgatgattCTGCCCTGAAGGGCGACTTCAACTGGACGGCCATCTTGAACCAGGACATCGAGATCGCTGGCGTCAAGATCAAAACGGAACAGCTGCTCAATGACGCCAGTGATGATGGCGGCAGTCTGATTTCTTCTCTAGGGACTCCGTCATCGGATTCGAACTCGGACGATCTGCGACTGGACGATTTGTTGTCGCACGCCGATTTCGGCGGCAGTGGTGGTGGCGACGATATCCCCGTGGACTATACAAACAACAACCCTCTAGACCTCACGATAAACGGACATGGCATAAAGCTGAACGAGTGGTGGGACGAGAACGTGAACATGAACGAACACTACCAGGCGCTGACAGACATTACGGGTGAACGGAACACCACGGGGGGGCTGCACACCCCCGTACACCCATCCTCCGATGATGACAATCTGTGGATCGTGCACCAGCCCAGTGGGGACGATGTATCGAACGCGTTCGATATGGAGAACCTGTTTGATATCGATAATATTCCATCCCCACATATATTATGA
- the LOC121378549 gene encoding forkhead box protein J1-B-like isoform X3: MPVKSRVHLAHKFRQNWAAKHPYEQQGLDLDDSLTSLGWLQNLNIMNISTPTPPSSPGLLDNRPFKNISNNNCMLSGSGGGGGIQSPMATTIKMEPRTFNYVDNSMYSNAGESIDYKTNPYVKPPYSYATLICMAMKETKKNKITLSAIYNWITENFMYYRMADPSWQNSIRHNLSLNKCFEKVPRRKDEPGKGGFWRINPEFSDMIENGTFKKRRGSRDTAPLPPTKRLKKDDDDDIAILSGNVRSRYSDDQYANTNYNYMYFGANDDDDDSALKGDFNWTAILNQDIEIAGVKIKTEQLLNDASDDGGSLISSLGTPSSDSNSDDLRLDDLLSHADFGGSGGGDDIPVDYTNNNPLDLTINGHGIKLNEWWDENVNMNEHYQALTDITGERNTTGGLHTPVHPSSDDDNLWIVHQPSGDDVSNAFDMENLFDIDNIPSPHIL; this comes from the exons ATGCCCGTTAAAAGCCGAGTCCACCTCGCCCACAAGTTCCGCCAGAACTGGGCGGCGAAACACCCATACGAGCAACAAGGCCTTGACCTTGACGACAGCCTCACGAGCCTGGGCTGGCTGCAGAACCTGAACATCATGAACATCTCGACCCCGACCCCACCGTCCAGCCCCGGGCTGCTCGACAACCGGCCCTTCAAGAACATCAGCAACAACAACTGCATGCTGAGTGGcagtggtggtggcggtgggaTCCAGTCACCCATGGCGACCACCATCAAGATGGAGCCACGGACGTTCAACTACGTGGACAACTCGATGTACAGCAACGCGGGCGAGTCGATCGACTACAAGACGAACCCCTACGTGAAGCCCCCCTACTCCTACGCCACACTCATCTGCATGGCGATGAAGGAGACAAAGAAGAACAAGATCACGTTGTCGGCCATCTACAACTGGATCACGGAAAACTTCATGTACTACAGGATGGCAGACCCAAGCTGGCAG AATTCAATCCGTCACAATCTGTCGCTCAACAAGTGTTTCGAGAAGGTTCCCCGCCGAAAGGACGAGCCCGGAAAGGGTGGATTCTGGCGGATCAACCCGGAATTCAGCGACATGATCGAGAACGGGACGTTCAAGAAACGCCGCGGTAGCCGCGACACAGCCCCACTGCCCCCCACGAAGCGCCTGAAGaaagacgatgatgatgacatcGCCATCCTCAGCGGTAATGTGCGGTCGCGCTACTCCGATGACCAGTACGCCAACACCAActacaactacatgtacttcGGCGCCaacgatgacgacgatgattCTGCCCTGAAGGGCGACTTCAACTGGACGGCCATCTTGAACCAGGACATCGAGATCGCTGGCGTCAAGATCAAAACGGAACAGCTGCTCAATGACGCCAGTGATGATGGCGGCAGTCTGATTTCTTCTCTAGGGACTCCGTCATCGGATTCGAACTCGGACGATCTGCGACTGGACGATTTGTTGTCGCACGCCGATTTCGGCGGCAGTGGTGGTGGCGACGATATCCCCGTGGACTATACAAACAACAACCCTCTAGACCTCACGATAAACGGACATGGCATAAAGCTGAACGAGTGGTGGGACGAGAACGTGAACATGAACGAACACTACCAGGCGCTGACAGACATTACGGGTGAACGGAACACCACGGGGGGGCTGCACACCCCCGTACACCCATCCTCCGATGATGACAATCTGTGGATCGTGCACCAGCCCAGTGGGGACGATGTATCGAACGCGTTCGATATGGAGAACCTGTTTGATATCGATAATATTCCATCCCCACATATATTATGA